One Camelus ferus isolate YT-003-E chromosome 27, BCGSAC_Cfer_1.0, whole genome shotgun sequence DNA window includes the following coding sequences:
- the PRC1 gene encoding protein regulator of cytokinesis 1 isoform X2 — MRRSEVLAEESIVCLQKALNHLREIWELIGIPEDQRLQRTEVVKKHIKDLLDMMIAEEESLKERLIKSISICQKELNTLCNELHVEPFQEEGETTILQLEKDLRTQVELMRKQKRERKQELKLLQEQDQELCEILCMPHYDVDSTSVPSLEELSQFRQHVATLRETKASRREEFVNIKRQIILCMEDLDHTPDTSFERDVVCEDEDAFCLSLENIATLQKLLRQLEMRKSQNEAVCEGLRAQIRELWDRLQIPAEEREAVATLMTGSKAKVRKALQLEVDRLEELKMQNMKKVIEAIRVELAQYWDQCFYSQEQRQAFAPYYAEDYTENLLQLHDAEIVRLRNYYEVHKELFEGVQKWEESWRLFLEFERKASDPSRFTNRGGNLLKEEKQRAKLQKTLPKLEEELKARIEMWEQEHSKAFVVNGQKFMEYVTEQWEMHRLEKERAKQERQLKNKKQTETEMLYGSAPRTPSKRRGLAPSTPGKVRKLNTTTMSNATANSSIRPVFAGTVYRSPVSRLPPSGSKPVLTSTCSGKKTPHSIKHGANKENQELNGSILSGGYPDSAPLRRNFSINSVASTYSEFARELSKASKSDATSRILNSTNIQS, encoded by the exons ATGAGGAGAAG tGAGGTGCTGGCAGAGGAGTCCATAGTATGTCTCCAGAAAGCCCTGAATCACCTTCGGGAAATATGGGAATTGATTGGCATTCCAGAGGACCAGCGGTTACAGAGAACTGAGGTTGTAAAGAAACACATCAAG GACCTCCTGGACATGATGATTGCTGAAGAGGAAAGCCTGAAGGAAAGACTCATCAAAAGCATATCCATCTGTCAAAAAGAGCTGAATACTTTGTGCAACGAGCTACATGTCGAGCCATTTCAG GAAGAAGGAGAGACAACTATCTTACAACTAGAAAAGGATTTACGCACTCAGGTAGAACTGATGCgaaaacagaaaagggagagaaaacaagaaCTGAAACTACTTCAAGAACAAGATCAAGAACTGTGTGAAATTCTTTGCATGCCCCACTATGACGTCGACAGCACCTCAGTTCCCAGCTTAGAAGAGCTGAGCCAGTTCAGACAACATGTGGCAACTTTAAGGGAAACAAAG gCGTCTAGGCGTGAGGAGTTTGTCAACATAAAGAGACAGATCATACTGTGTATGGAAGATTTAGATCACACCCCGGACACAAGCTTTGAAAGAGATGTGGTGTGTGAAGATGAAGATGCCTTTTgtttatctttggaaaatattgcGACACTACAGAAGTTGCTACGGCAG CTGGAAATGCGAAAATCACAAAATGAAGCAGTGTGTGAGGGGCTGCGTGCTCAGATACGAGAGCTCTGGGATAGGTTGCAAATACCTGCAGAAGAGAGAGAAGCTGTGGCCACACTAATGACTGGGTCAAAGGCCAAGGTCAGGAAAGCG CTGCAATTAGAAGTGGATCGGTTGGAAGAACTGAAAATGCAAAACATGAAGAAAGTGATTGAGGCAATACGAGTAGAGCTGGCTCAGTACTGGGACCAGTGTTTTTATAGCCAAGAGCAGAGACAAGCTTTTGCCCCTTACTATGCTG AGGACTACACAGAAAATTTGCTCCAGCTCCATGATGCCGAGATTGTGCGGTTAAGAAACTACTATGAGGTTCACAAAGAACTCTTTGAAGGTGTCCAGAAGTGGGAAGAAAGCTGGAGGCTTTTCTTAGAGTTTGAG agAAAAGCTTCAGATCCAAGTCGATTTACAAATCGTGGAGGAAAtcttctaaaagaagaaaagcaacgAGCCAAGCTCCAAAAAACACTCCCTAAG CTGGAAGAGGAGTTAAAGGCACGGATTGAAATGTGGGAGCAGGAGCATTCAAAGGCATTTGTGGTGAACGGACAGAAATTCATGGAGTATGTAACAGAACAATGGGAGATGCATCGAttggagaaagagagagccaAGCAGGAAAGA CAACTGAAGAACAAGAAgcaaacagagacagagatgctCTATGGCAGTGCTCCGCGAACACCGAGCAAGCGACGAGGACTAGCACCTAGCACGCCGGGCAAAGTGCGCAAG CTGAACACTACCACCATGTCCAACGCTACGGCCAACAGTAGCATTCGGCCTGTCTTTGCGGGGACAGTCTACCGCTCCCCTGTGTCTCGACTTCCACCTTCTGGCAGCAAG CCAGTCCTCACTTCCACCTGTTCGGGGAAAAAAACACCTCACAGCATCAAGCATGGAGCCAACAAGGAGAACCAGGAACTCAATGGCAGCATCCTCAGCGGTGGGTACCCTGACTCGGCCCCCCTCCGACGCAACTTCAGCATTAATTCTGTTGCCAGCACCTATTCTGAGTTTGCG CGAGAACTTTCAAAGGCTTCCAAATCTGATGCTACTTCTCGAATCCTCAATTCGACCAACATCCAGTCCTGA
- the PRC1 gene encoding protein regulator of cytokinesis 1 isoform X1, which yields MRRSEVLAEESIVCLQKALNHLREIWELIGIPEDQRLQRTEVVKKHIKDLLDMMIAEEESLKERLIKSISICQKELNTLCNELHVEPFQEEGETTILQLEKDLRTQVELMRKQKRERKQELKLLQEQDQELCEILCMPHYDVDSTSVPSLEELSQFRQHVATLRETKASRREEFVNIKRQIILCMEDLDHTPDTSFERDVVCEDEDAFCLSLENIATLQKLLRQLEMRKSQNEAVCEGLRAQIRELWDRLQIPAEEREAVATLMTGSKAKVRKALQLEVDRLEELKMQNMKKVIEAIRVELAQYWDQCFYSQEQRQAFAPYYAEDYTENLLQLHDAEIVRLRNYYEVHKELFEGVQKWEESWRLFLEFERKASDPSRFTNRGGNLLKEEKQRAKLQKTLPKLEEELKARIEMWEQEHSKAFVVNGQKFMEYVTEQWEMHRLEKERAKQERQLKNKKQTETEMLYGSAPRTPSKRRGLAPSTPGKVRKLNTTTMSNATANSSIRPVFAGTVYRSPVSRLPPSGSKPVLTSTCSGKKTPHSIKHGANKENQELNGSILSGGYPDSAPLRRNFSINSVASTYSEFAKDPSLSDSSTVGLQRELSKASKSDATSRILNSTNIQS from the exons ATGAGGAGAAG tGAGGTGCTGGCAGAGGAGTCCATAGTATGTCTCCAGAAAGCCCTGAATCACCTTCGGGAAATATGGGAATTGATTGGCATTCCAGAGGACCAGCGGTTACAGAGAACTGAGGTTGTAAAGAAACACATCAAG GACCTCCTGGACATGATGATTGCTGAAGAGGAAAGCCTGAAGGAAAGACTCATCAAAAGCATATCCATCTGTCAAAAAGAGCTGAATACTTTGTGCAACGAGCTACATGTCGAGCCATTTCAG GAAGAAGGAGAGACAACTATCTTACAACTAGAAAAGGATTTACGCACTCAGGTAGAACTGATGCgaaaacagaaaagggagagaaaacaagaaCTGAAACTACTTCAAGAACAAGATCAAGAACTGTGTGAAATTCTTTGCATGCCCCACTATGACGTCGACAGCACCTCAGTTCCCAGCTTAGAAGAGCTGAGCCAGTTCAGACAACATGTGGCAACTTTAAGGGAAACAAAG gCGTCTAGGCGTGAGGAGTTTGTCAACATAAAGAGACAGATCATACTGTGTATGGAAGATTTAGATCACACCCCGGACACAAGCTTTGAAAGAGATGTGGTGTGTGAAGATGAAGATGCCTTTTgtttatctttggaaaatattgcGACACTACAGAAGTTGCTACGGCAG CTGGAAATGCGAAAATCACAAAATGAAGCAGTGTGTGAGGGGCTGCGTGCTCAGATACGAGAGCTCTGGGATAGGTTGCAAATACCTGCAGAAGAGAGAGAAGCTGTGGCCACACTAATGACTGGGTCAAAGGCCAAGGTCAGGAAAGCG CTGCAATTAGAAGTGGATCGGTTGGAAGAACTGAAAATGCAAAACATGAAGAAAGTGATTGAGGCAATACGAGTAGAGCTGGCTCAGTACTGGGACCAGTGTTTTTATAGCCAAGAGCAGAGACAAGCTTTTGCCCCTTACTATGCTG AGGACTACACAGAAAATTTGCTCCAGCTCCATGATGCCGAGATTGTGCGGTTAAGAAACTACTATGAGGTTCACAAAGAACTCTTTGAAGGTGTCCAGAAGTGGGAAGAAAGCTGGAGGCTTTTCTTAGAGTTTGAG agAAAAGCTTCAGATCCAAGTCGATTTACAAATCGTGGAGGAAAtcttctaaaagaagaaaagcaacgAGCCAAGCTCCAAAAAACACTCCCTAAG CTGGAAGAGGAGTTAAAGGCACGGATTGAAATGTGGGAGCAGGAGCATTCAAAGGCATTTGTGGTGAACGGACAGAAATTCATGGAGTATGTAACAGAACAATGGGAGATGCATCGAttggagaaagagagagccaAGCAGGAAAGA CAACTGAAGAACAAGAAgcaaacagagacagagatgctCTATGGCAGTGCTCCGCGAACACCGAGCAAGCGACGAGGACTAGCACCTAGCACGCCGGGCAAAGTGCGCAAG CTGAACACTACCACCATGTCCAACGCTACGGCCAACAGTAGCATTCGGCCTGTCTTTGCGGGGACAGTCTACCGCTCCCCTGTGTCTCGACTTCCACCTTCTGGCAGCAAG CCAGTCCTCACTTCCACCTGTTCGGGGAAAAAAACACCTCACAGCATCAAGCATGGAGCCAACAAGGAGAACCAGGAACTCAATGGCAGCATCCTCAGCGGTGGGTACCCTGACTCGGCCCCCCTCCGACGCAACTTCAGCATTAATTCTGTTGCCAGCACCTATTCTGAGTTTGCG AAGGATCCGTCCCTCTCTGACAGCTCCACTGTTGGGCTTCAG CGAGAACTTTCAAAGGCTTCCAAATCTGATGCTACTTCTCGAATCCTCAATTCGACCAACATCCAGTCCTGA
- the PRC1 gene encoding protein regulator of cytokinesis 1 isoform X3, with product MMIAEEESLKERLIKSISICQKELNTLCNELHVEPFQEEGETTILQLEKDLRTQVELMRKQKRERKQELKLLQEQDQELCEILCMPHYDVDSTSVPSLEELSQFRQHVATLRETKASRREEFVNIKRQIILCMEDLDHTPDTSFERDVVCEDEDAFCLSLENIATLQKLLRQLEMRKSQNEAVCEGLRAQIRELWDRLQIPAEEREAVATLMTGSKAKVRKALQLEVDRLEELKMQNMKKVIEAIRVELAQYWDQCFYSQEQRQAFAPYYAEDYTENLLQLHDAEIVRLRNYYEVHKELFEGVQKWEESWRLFLEFERKASDPSRFTNRGGNLLKEEKQRAKLQKTLPKLEEELKARIEMWEQEHSKAFVVNGQKFMEYVTEQWEMHRLEKERAKQERQLKNKKQTETEMLYGSAPRTPSKRRGLAPSTPGKVRKLNTTTMSNATANSSIRPVFAGTVYRSPVSRLPPSGSKPVLTSTCSGKKTPHSIKHGANKENQELNGSILSGGYPDSAPLRRNFSINSVASTYSEFAKDPSLSDSSTVGLQRELSKASKSDATSRILNSTNIQS from the exons ATGATGATTGCTGAAGAGGAAAGCCTGAAGGAAAGACTCATCAAAAGCATATCCATCTGTCAAAAAGAGCTGAATACTTTGTGCAACGAGCTACATGTCGAGCCATTTCAG GAAGAAGGAGAGACAACTATCTTACAACTAGAAAAGGATTTACGCACTCAGGTAGAACTGATGCgaaaacagaaaagggagagaaaacaagaaCTGAAACTACTTCAAGAACAAGATCAAGAACTGTGTGAAATTCTTTGCATGCCCCACTATGACGTCGACAGCACCTCAGTTCCCAGCTTAGAAGAGCTGAGCCAGTTCAGACAACATGTGGCAACTTTAAGGGAAACAAAG gCGTCTAGGCGTGAGGAGTTTGTCAACATAAAGAGACAGATCATACTGTGTATGGAAGATTTAGATCACACCCCGGACACAAGCTTTGAAAGAGATGTGGTGTGTGAAGATGAAGATGCCTTTTgtttatctttggaaaatattgcGACACTACAGAAGTTGCTACGGCAG CTGGAAATGCGAAAATCACAAAATGAAGCAGTGTGTGAGGGGCTGCGTGCTCAGATACGAGAGCTCTGGGATAGGTTGCAAATACCTGCAGAAGAGAGAGAAGCTGTGGCCACACTAATGACTGGGTCAAAGGCCAAGGTCAGGAAAGCG CTGCAATTAGAAGTGGATCGGTTGGAAGAACTGAAAATGCAAAACATGAAGAAAGTGATTGAGGCAATACGAGTAGAGCTGGCTCAGTACTGGGACCAGTGTTTTTATAGCCAAGAGCAGAGACAAGCTTTTGCCCCTTACTATGCTG AGGACTACACAGAAAATTTGCTCCAGCTCCATGATGCCGAGATTGTGCGGTTAAGAAACTACTATGAGGTTCACAAAGAACTCTTTGAAGGTGTCCAGAAGTGGGAAGAAAGCTGGAGGCTTTTCTTAGAGTTTGAG agAAAAGCTTCAGATCCAAGTCGATTTACAAATCGTGGAGGAAAtcttctaaaagaagaaaagcaacgAGCCAAGCTCCAAAAAACACTCCCTAAG CTGGAAGAGGAGTTAAAGGCACGGATTGAAATGTGGGAGCAGGAGCATTCAAAGGCATTTGTGGTGAACGGACAGAAATTCATGGAGTATGTAACAGAACAATGGGAGATGCATCGAttggagaaagagagagccaAGCAGGAAAGA CAACTGAAGAACAAGAAgcaaacagagacagagatgctCTATGGCAGTGCTCCGCGAACACCGAGCAAGCGACGAGGACTAGCACCTAGCACGCCGGGCAAAGTGCGCAAG CTGAACACTACCACCATGTCCAACGCTACGGCCAACAGTAGCATTCGGCCTGTCTTTGCGGGGACAGTCTACCGCTCCCCTGTGTCTCGACTTCCACCTTCTGGCAGCAAG CCAGTCCTCACTTCCACCTGTTCGGGGAAAAAAACACCTCACAGCATCAAGCATGGAGCCAACAAGGAGAACCAGGAACTCAATGGCAGCATCCTCAGCGGTGGGTACCCTGACTCGGCCCCCCTCCGACGCAACTTCAGCATTAATTCTGTTGCCAGCACCTATTCTGAGTTTGCG AAGGATCCGTCCCTCTCTGACAGCTCCACTGTTGGGCTTCAG CGAGAACTTTCAAAGGCTTCCAAATCTGATGCTACTTCTCGAATCCTCAATTCGACCAACATCCAGTCCTGA
- the PRC1 gene encoding protein regulator of cytokinesis 1 isoform X4: protein MRRSEVLAEESIVCLQKALNHLREIWELIGIPEDQRLQRTEVVKKHIKDLLDMMIAEEESLKERLIKSISICQKELNTLCNELHVEPFQEEGETTILQLEKDLRTQVELMRKQKRERKQELKLLQEQDQELCEILCMPHYDVDSTSVPSLEELSQFRQHVATLRETKASRREEFVNIKRQIILCMEDLDHTPDTSFERDVVCEDEDAFCLSLENIATLQKLLRQLEMRKSQNEAVCEGLRAQIRELWDRLQIPAEEREAVATLMTGSKAKVRKALQLEVDRLEELKMQNMKKVIEAIRVELAQYWDQCFYSQEQRQAFAPYYAEDYTENLLQLHDAEIVRLRNYYEVHKELFEGVQKWEESWRLFLEFERKASDPSRFTNRGGNLLKEEKQRAKLQKTLPKLEEELKARIEMWEQEHSKAFVVNGQKFMEYVTEQWEMHRLEKERAKQERQLKNKKQTETEMLYGSAPRTPSKRRGLAPSTPGKVRKLNTTTMSNATANSSIRPVFAGTVYRSPVSRLPPSGSKPVLTSTCSGKKTPHSIKHGANKENQELNGSILSARTFKGFQI, encoded by the exons ATGAGGAGAAG tGAGGTGCTGGCAGAGGAGTCCATAGTATGTCTCCAGAAAGCCCTGAATCACCTTCGGGAAATATGGGAATTGATTGGCATTCCAGAGGACCAGCGGTTACAGAGAACTGAGGTTGTAAAGAAACACATCAAG GACCTCCTGGACATGATGATTGCTGAAGAGGAAAGCCTGAAGGAAAGACTCATCAAAAGCATATCCATCTGTCAAAAAGAGCTGAATACTTTGTGCAACGAGCTACATGTCGAGCCATTTCAG GAAGAAGGAGAGACAACTATCTTACAACTAGAAAAGGATTTACGCACTCAGGTAGAACTGATGCgaaaacagaaaagggagagaaaacaagaaCTGAAACTACTTCAAGAACAAGATCAAGAACTGTGTGAAATTCTTTGCATGCCCCACTATGACGTCGACAGCACCTCAGTTCCCAGCTTAGAAGAGCTGAGCCAGTTCAGACAACATGTGGCAACTTTAAGGGAAACAAAG gCGTCTAGGCGTGAGGAGTTTGTCAACATAAAGAGACAGATCATACTGTGTATGGAAGATTTAGATCACACCCCGGACACAAGCTTTGAAAGAGATGTGGTGTGTGAAGATGAAGATGCCTTTTgtttatctttggaaaatattgcGACACTACAGAAGTTGCTACGGCAG CTGGAAATGCGAAAATCACAAAATGAAGCAGTGTGTGAGGGGCTGCGTGCTCAGATACGAGAGCTCTGGGATAGGTTGCAAATACCTGCAGAAGAGAGAGAAGCTGTGGCCACACTAATGACTGGGTCAAAGGCCAAGGTCAGGAAAGCG CTGCAATTAGAAGTGGATCGGTTGGAAGAACTGAAAATGCAAAACATGAAGAAAGTGATTGAGGCAATACGAGTAGAGCTGGCTCAGTACTGGGACCAGTGTTTTTATAGCCAAGAGCAGAGACAAGCTTTTGCCCCTTACTATGCTG AGGACTACACAGAAAATTTGCTCCAGCTCCATGATGCCGAGATTGTGCGGTTAAGAAACTACTATGAGGTTCACAAAGAACTCTTTGAAGGTGTCCAGAAGTGGGAAGAAAGCTGGAGGCTTTTCTTAGAGTTTGAG agAAAAGCTTCAGATCCAAGTCGATTTACAAATCGTGGAGGAAAtcttctaaaagaagaaaagcaacgAGCCAAGCTCCAAAAAACACTCCCTAAG CTGGAAGAGGAGTTAAAGGCACGGATTGAAATGTGGGAGCAGGAGCATTCAAAGGCATTTGTGGTGAACGGACAGAAATTCATGGAGTATGTAACAGAACAATGGGAGATGCATCGAttggagaaagagagagccaAGCAGGAAAGA CAACTGAAGAACAAGAAgcaaacagagacagagatgctCTATGGCAGTGCTCCGCGAACACCGAGCAAGCGACGAGGACTAGCACCTAGCACGCCGGGCAAAGTGCGCAAG CTGAACACTACCACCATGTCCAACGCTACGGCCAACAGTAGCATTCGGCCTGTCTTTGCGGGGACAGTCTACCGCTCCCCTGTGTCTCGACTTCCACCTTCTGGCAGCAAG CCAGTCCTCACTTCCACCTGTTCGGGGAAAAAAACACCTCACAGCATCAAGCATGGAGCCAACAAGGAGAACCAGGAACTCAATGGCAGCATCCTCAGCG CGAGAACTTTCAAAGGCTTCCAAATCTGA
- the PRC1 gene encoding protein regulator of cytokinesis 1 isoform X5 — protein sequence MRRSEVLAEESIVCLQKALNHLREIWELIGIPEDQRLQRTEVVKKHIKDLLDMMIAEEESLKERLIKSISICQKELNTLCNELHVEPFQEEGETTILQLEKDLRTQVELMRKQKRERKQELKLLQEQDQELCEILCMPHYDVDSTSVPSLEELSQFRQHVATLRETKASRREEFVNIKRQIILCMEDLDHTPDTSFERDVVCEDEDAFCLSLENIATLQKLLRQLEMRKSQNEAVCEGLRAQIRELWDRLQIPAEEREAVATLMTGSKAKVRKALQLEVDRLEELKMQNMKKVIEAIRVELAQYWDQCFYSQEQRQAFAPYYAEDYTENLLQLHDAEIVRLRNYYEVHKELFEGVQKWEESWRLFLEFERKASDPSRFTNRGGNLLKEEKQRAKLQKTLPKLEEELKARIEMWEQEHSKAFVVNGQKFMEYVTEQWEMHRLEKERAKQERQLKNKKQTETEMLYGSAPRTPSKRRGLAPSTPGKVRKLNTTTMSNATANSSIRPVFAGTVYRSPVSRLPPSGSKPVLTSTCSGKKTPHSIKHGANKENQELNGSILSEGSVPL from the exons ATGAGGAGAAG tGAGGTGCTGGCAGAGGAGTCCATAGTATGTCTCCAGAAAGCCCTGAATCACCTTCGGGAAATATGGGAATTGATTGGCATTCCAGAGGACCAGCGGTTACAGAGAACTGAGGTTGTAAAGAAACACATCAAG GACCTCCTGGACATGATGATTGCTGAAGAGGAAAGCCTGAAGGAAAGACTCATCAAAAGCATATCCATCTGTCAAAAAGAGCTGAATACTTTGTGCAACGAGCTACATGTCGAGCCATTTCAG GAAGAAGGAGAGACAACTATCTTACAACTAGAAAAGGATTTACGCACTCAGGTAGAACTGATGCgaaaacagaaaagggagagaaaacaagaaCTGAAACTACTTCAAGAACAAGATCAAGAACTGTGTGAAATTCTTTGCATGCCCCACTATGACGTCGACAGCACCTCAGTTCCCAGCTTAGAAGAGCTGAGCCAGTTCAGACAACATGTGGCAACTTTAAGGGAAACAAAG gCGTCTAGGCGTGAGGAGTTTGTCAACATAAAGAGACAGATCATACTGTGTATGGAAGATTTAGATCACACCCCGGACACAAGCTTTGAAAGAGATGTGGTGTGTGAAGATGAAGATGCCTTTTgtttatctttggaaaatattgcGACACTACAGAAGTTGCTACGGCAG CTGGAAATGCGAAAATCACAAAATGAAGCAGTGTGTGAGGGGCTGCGTGCTCAGATACGAGAGCTCTGGGATAGGTTGCAAATACCTGCAGAAGAGAGAGAAGCTGTGGCCACACTAATGACTGGGTCAAAGGCCAAGGTCAGGAAAGCG CTGCAATTAGAAGTGGATCGGTTGGAAGAACTGAAAATGCAAAACATGAAGAAAGTGATTGAGGCAATACGAGTAGAGCTGGCTCAGTACTGGGACCAGTGTTTTTATAGCCAAGAGCAGAGACAAGCTTTTGCCCCTTACTATGCTG AGGACTACACAGAAAATTTGCTCCAGCTCCATGATGCCGAGATTGTGCGGTTAAGAAACTACTATGAGGTTCACAAAGAACTCTTTGAAGGTGTCCAGAAGTGGGAAGAAAGCTGGAGGCTTTTCTTAGAGTTTGAG agAAAAGCTTCAGATCCAAGTCGATTTACAAATCGTGGAGGAAAtcttctaaaagaagaaaagcaacgAGCCAAGCTCCAAAAAACACTCCCTAAG CTGGAAGAGGAGTTAAAGGCACGGATTGAAATGTGGGAGCAGGAGCATTCAAAGGCATTTGTGGTGAACGGACAGAAATTCATGGAGTATGTAACAGAACAATGGGAGATGCATCGAttggagaaagagagagccaAGCAGGAAAGA CAACTGAAGAACAAGAAgcaaacagagacagagatgctCTATGGCAGTGCTCCGCGAACACCGAGCAAGCGACGAGGACTAGCACCTAGCACGCCGGGCAAAGTGCGCAAG CTGAACACTACCACCATGTCCAACGCTACGGCCAACAGTAGCATTCGGCCTGTCTTTGCGGGGACAGTCTACCGCTCCCCTGTGTCTCGACTTCCACCTTCTGGCAGCAAG CCAGTCCTCACTTCCACCTGTTCGGGGAAAAAAACACCTCACAGCATCAAGCATGGAGCCAACAAGGAGAACCAGGAACTCAATGGCAGCATCCTCAGCG AAGGATCCGTCCCTCTCTGA